The Shewanella japonica genome has a window encoding:
- the pabB gene encoding aminodeoxychorismate synthase component I — protein sequence MRLINSPSLAVKSLDWAQDSHTVFSAIAQQPWAMLLDSSHTSHQDANYDIIVFNPVATIESIADNIQWKFHQKITKNQDFAPKSKTRVSLTVFDVIQQLQTYLYPVKQSSQLPFSGGVVGSFNYDLGRIIEKLPQQALKDIQLNDVNLGFYDFALLYCHQQHQWLAVHYLGEEALNIELNKIDNLISIKDSTHETQEFTLTSSWINQTTKQQYTERFNKVQQYLHQGDCYQINLTQRFSASYKGDEWQAYCALSDANKAPFSAFIRLKNHCILSISPERFIQLHDNKISTKPIKGTMPRGATSDQDSLFAEQLRQSEKDLAENVMIVDLLRNDISKVATAGSVNVPKLFEIESFPAVHHLVSTVEATLDSQYDAVDLLKAAFPGGSITGAPKIRSMEIIEELEPSRRNIYCGSIGYISQDGRMDTSITIRTLVTEDNKLYCWAGGGIVADSNVDAEYQESFDKVSKILPILTNVNQSNVK from the coding sequence ATGCGTTTAATTAACTCCCCATCATTAGCTGTCAAATCACTCGATTGGGCTCAAGATAGTCATACTGTCTTTAGTGCCATTGCGCAGCAACCATGGGCAATGTTATTAGACTCATCCCATACCAGTCATCAAGATGCCAATTACGATATTATCGTATTCAATCCAGTGGCAACTATAGAAAGCATAGCTGACAATATTCAATGGAAATTTCATCAAAAAATCACAAAAAATCAGGATTTTGCCCCAAAGAGCAAAACACGAGTTTCATTAACTGTTTTTGATGTTATTCAACAATTACAAACCTATCTTTACCCAGTAAAACAATCAAGCCAGCTACCTTTTAGCGGTGGCGTGGTTGGCAGCTTTAATTATGATTTAGGTAGAATAATCGAAAAGCTACCTCAACAAGCACTGAAAGATATTCAGCTTAACGATGTAAACCTTGGTTTTTATGACTTTGCCTTACTTTATTGTCATCAGCAACATCAATGGTTAGCTGTCCATTATTTAGGTGAAGAAGCACTCAATATTGAATTGAATAAAATTGATAACTTAATATCAATAAAAGATAGTACTCACGAAACACAAGAGTTCACATTAACTTCTTCTTGGATAAATCAAACTACAAAACAGCAATATACAGAAAGATTTAATAAGGTTCAGCAATATCTTCATCAAGGTGATTGCTATCAAATTAATTTAACCCAAAGATTTAGTGCAAGTTATAAAGGTGATGAATGGCAGGCATATTGCGCGCTTTCAGATGCTAACAAAGCCCCCTTTTCAGCCTTTATACGGTTAAAAAATCACTGCATTTTATCTATTTCACCTGAACGATTTATCCAGCTTCACGACAATAAAATATCCACCAAACCAATTAAAGGCACCATGCCTCGCGGCGCCACATCAGATCAAGATTCACTGTTTGCAGAGCAGTTACGTCAATCAGAAAAAGACTTAGCTGAAAACGTCATGATTGTTGATTTACTTAGAAATGACATCAGCAAAGTGGCTACAGCGGGTTCCGTGAATGTACCGAAATTATTTGAGATTGAGAGTTTTCCTGCAGTACATCATTTAGTCAGTACAGTAGAAGCGACACTCGACAGCCAATATGATGCAGTAGATTTACTTAAAGCGGCTTTTCCTGGTGGTTCAATCACTGGCGCGCCCAAAATCCGTTCAATGGAAATTATCGAAGAATTAGAGCCTTCAAGACGCAACATTTATTGTGGCAGTATTGGCTATATCAGTCAGGATGGTCGTATGGATACAAGTATCACCATTCGTACCCTTGTCACTGAAGATAATAAGCTTTATTGCTGGGCTGGCGGCGGAATCGTTGCTGACTCGAATGTTGATGCTGAATATCAAGAATCATTTGATAAAGTCAGTAAAATTTTGCCAATACTTACTAACGTTAATCAATCCAACGTTAAATAA